From a single Bdellovibrionales bacterium CG10_big_fil_rev_8_21_14_0_10_45_34 genomic region:
- the lnt gene encoding apolipoprotein N-acyltransferase, which yields MQRHLARLSTVNQFVLTLLSSVLIGFTYLPILTVESGFPEVLFPPLSLPFCLIPIWFVWFRSESAKQNFLWGWLSQGIYNLIGFHWIYYTAQEFGHFPPVPSALILIAYVAFSALQFPLSGWLFAVLRKRLGLRSSPWSVQILLLIGVSSALDTVFPQIFPWNFGYPWYWSHTQIFQNAEWIGFEGLSQVTYLINGLLLLGFMNLSRKKPEVEHFFQHNVKALLCLLTTIAILASLEINGQRLLRNLPPAKRHAKILFVQGNIGNHEKFYVERQSDFRTPIIDKYVDLTSEAVRNYNIATSFDEKLKPDFVFWPETAFPGYLDALRRTNPDGLRLKELVEKTGIPLITGSYAGGENDDTYNGIYLVTKASYPDMQAYHKRILLAFGEYFPFGDRLPFLYDWFPAVSKFGRGAADQTLTLNDIKMFPQICYEGLYPVQASKSYQLEANLIVNVTNDSWFGDWLEPYQHLLMTMTRSVENRISIARVTNTGISAAVASSGALIFQSPRGQEWAQVQEIPIYPTIPTFYQKIAGKVWLFWLTLFLLAFGVLVGSKLFEKHRLGTGSSEN from the coding sequence ATGCAAAGGCATTTAGCGAGACTCTCTACAGTCAATCAGTTCGTACTCACCTTGCTGTCGAGCGTGCTTATTGGTTTCACATATCTTCCTATTTTGACGGTGGAGAGCGGGTTTCCGGAAGTTCTCTTCCCTCCCCTAAGCCTGCCGTTCTGTTTGATTCCAATTTGGTTTGTTTGGTTTCGATCCGAAAGCGCAAAACAGAATTTTTTATGGGGTTGGTTATCGCAGGGAATTTACAATCTTATAGGATTTCACTGGATCTACTACACGGCCCAAGAGTTTGGGCACTTCCCGCCGGTGCCATCGGCCCTCATACTTATTGCCTACGTTGCGTTTAGTGCACTTCAGTTTCCATTATCAGGTTGGCTGTTTGCAGTCCTTCGAAAACGCCTTGGGCTTAGGTCGAGTCCTTGGTCTGTTCAGATTTTGCTGCTGATTGGTGTGAGTAGCGCACTAGATACAGTCTTTCCTCAGATTTTCCCTTGGAATTTTGGGTATCCTTGGTATTGGTCTCACACCCAGATATTTCAAAATGCTGAATGGATTGGCTTTGAAGGCCTTAGCCAAGTCACCTACCTCATCAATGGACTTTTGCTACTAGGTTTCATGAATCTTAGCCGCAAAAAACCCGAGGTCGAACATTTTTTTCAGCACAATGTTAAAGCACTTCTCTGCTTGTTAACTACTATTGCCATTCTTGCGAGTCTTGAAATCAACGGACAGCGCCTATTGAGAAACCTTCCGCCGGCTAAGCGACATGCGAAAATTCTTTTTGTTCAAGGAAACATTGGCAACCATGAGAAATTTTATGTTGAGCGACAGAGCGACTTTCGTACACCAATTATCGACAAATACGTGGATCTCACATCGGAAGCCGTGAGAAACTATAATATCGCGACTTCATTCGACGAAAAGTTGAAACCTGATTTTGTCTTTTGGCCAGAAACGGCTTTTCCCGGCTACCTCGACGCCTTAAGAAGAACCAACCCTGACGGACTTAGACTTAAAGAACTCGTTGAAAAGACGGGCATTCCTTTAATCACTGGCTCCTATGCCGGCGGAGAGAATGATGACACCTATAACGGTATCTATCTCGTTACCAAAGCCAGCTACCCCGATATGCAGGCTTATCACAAGAGGATTCTTTTGGCCTTTGGCGAATACTTCCCTTTTGGCGATCGGCTCCCCTTTCTTTATGATTGGTTTCCGGCAGTCTCTAAGTTTGGCCGAGGTGCCGCAGATCAAACGCTCACTTTGAATGACATCAAAATGTTTCCGCAGATTTGCTATGAAGGGCTCTATCCTGTGCAAGCCTCAAAAAGTTACCAGTTGGAGGCTAATCTTATCGTCAACGTAACAAACGACTCTTGGTTTGGCGACTGGCTTGAGCCGTACCAACATCTGCTCATGACAATGACTCGATCAGTAGAAAACCGTATATCTATAGCCCGGGTTACAAATACAGGAATTTCAGCGGCAGTGGCATCCAGCGGCGCGCTCATTTTTCAGTCACCTCGAGGTCAAGAATGGGCGCAAGTTCAAGAAATACCCATTTATCCAACGATTCCCACTTTCTACCAAAAAATTGCTGGTAAGGTTTGGCTTTTTTGGCTAACTCTTTTTCTGTTAGCATTTGGAGTTTTGGTTGGAAGCAAATTATTTGAAAAACATCGATTGGGAACTGGTTCTTCGGAAAATTAA